The genomic region GTTCGTCACGCGCACGGGCGGCGCGTCGAGCTCGTCGAACGCCTCCGCGGTCACGACGGCGATCACCTCGGCGGCCACCCCGGCGAAGGGCCAGCCCTCCTGGACGATCAGGAGGCGGTGCGTGCGGCGCACGGAAGCGAGGATCGCGTCGGTGTCGAGCGGTCGGATCGTGCGGAGGTCGAGCACCTCGACCTCGACGCCGTCTCCGGCGAGCGTTCCGGCCGCGGTGAGCGAGGCGTGGACCATCTTCCCCCAGGTGACGAGCGTGGCGTCGCGCCCGGCGCGCTTCACGTCGGCCACGCCGAGCGGGATCACGTGCTCGCCGTCGGGCACCTCGCCCTTCAAGGCATACATCGTCTCGCTCTCCATGAAGCACACCGGGTTGTCGTCGCGGATCGCCGACTTGAGGAGCCCCTTGCCGTCGGCCGGAGTGGACGGCACGACGACCTTCAAGCCGGGGACGTGCGCGTAGAGCGACTCGACCGCCTGCGAATGCTGGGCGCCGAGGGCGTGGGCGCTGCCGCCGGGCCCGCGAAAGACGATGGGCAGCTTGAACTGTCCGTTCGTCATGTAGCGCAGCTTCGCCGCGTTGTTCACGAGCTGGTCGTAGGCGACCAGCGAGAAATTCCAGGTCATGAACTCGACGATCGGACGGAGCCCGACCATGGCCGCGCCGATCCCGACGCCCGCGAATCCCGCCTCGGCGATCGGTGTGTCGAGCACGCGCGTCTCGCCGAAGCGGGCGAGCATGCCCTCGGACACCTTGTAGGCGCCGTTGTACTCGCCCACCTCCTCGCCCATGAGGACGATCGACGGGTCGCGCTCCATCTCCTCGCCCATCGCCTCGCGGAGCGCCTCGCGAAACGTGAGGACGCGCGACTCAGGCTTCGACATGGTCCAGCACCGTTTCGGGAGCGGGCACGGGCGAGCTCTCCGCGAATTCGACCGCGTCCTGCACGACCGCCTTCATGTCGGTGTCGATCTGCGCGAGCTGCTCGGGGGTCGCGATGCCGAGGGTCTCGATCCGGTGCGCCAGGATCGAGAGCGGATCGCGCTGCATCCACTCCTCGACCTCCTCGCGCGTGCGGTACTTCGCCGGATCGGACATCGAGTGGCCGCGGAAGCGGTAGGTCTTGGCCTCGAGGAAGAACGGCTCGTGCGTCTTGCGCACGCGGTCGAGCGCGTGGCGGACCGCTTCGCGCATCTCGAGCACGTCGTCGCCGTTCACAATCTCGGCCTCCATGGGATAGCCCTTGGCGCGCACCGAGACGTCCTGCACCGAGAGCGTGCGGTAGAGCGGCGTGCCCATCGCGTACATGTTGTTCTCGCAGATGAAGACCACGGGAAGGCGCCACAGGCTCGCCAGCGCGAGCCCCTCGTGGAACGCGCCCTGGTTCGCGGTGCCGTCGCCGAAGAAGCACAGCGTGACGTCGGGCTCGCCGCGATACTTGGACGCGAAGGCGACCCCGGCTGCGATGGGCACGTGGCCGCCGACGATCGCCCACCCCCCGAGGAAGCGCTGCGAAGCGTCGAAGAGGTGCATCGAGCCACCCCGCCCGCCGACGCACCCGGCGGCCTTGCCGAAGAGCTCGGCCATGGCGGCCCGGGCGTCGCCCGTCCGCGCCAGGTAGTGGGCGTGCTCGCGATAGGTCGAGACGATGTAGTCGGTCGGCGCCGCGGCCGAGATGGCGCCCACCGCGACCGCCTCCTGCCCGATGTAGAGGTGCAGGAAGCCCCGGATCTTGCCCTGCTGGTAGGCGCGCGCGGCGGCCTCTTCGAAGCGCCGGCACAGAGCCATCTGCCGGTAGAGATCGAGTACGAGTGCAGCGTCCATGCCCGCACGGCCAGGCTAACGGGAAAGCACCCCCAACGAAAGCTGGGCCTCGTTCGCGAGCGGTGCGAACGAGCGGCGATGGATCGGTGACGGCCCGAGCTCGCGCAGCGCCCGCAGGTGTGCCGCCGTCGCGTAACCCATGTGGCGCCCGAAGCCGTAGCCCGGATGCGCCTCGTCGAGGTCGCGCATGAGGGCGTCCCGATGCACCTTGGCGACGATCGAGGCGGCGGCGATCGAGAGGACGAAGCCGTCACCCTTGGGATACGCGCTCTGGGGGAAGGCGAGGCCGGGGATCTCGCGGCCGTCGACGAGCACGAACCCCGGGCGCAGGCCGAGCGCCGCGAGGGCGTCGCGCTTCGCCTGCATGGCGGCCTGGTAGATGTTCACGCGATCGATTTCCGAGGACTCCACCACGCCGATGCCGATCGCGATCGCCTGGACGCGGATCTCGCCGTCGAGGCGCTCCCGCTCGGCGGCCCGCAGGAGCTTCGAGTCCGCGACCCCGTCGAGGACGGCCTCGCGCGGCAACACGACGGCGGCGGCGACGACCGGTCCGGCGAGCGGGCCCATGCCCACCTCGTCGACGCCGGCCACGTGCTCGATGCCCACCCGCCAGAGCAGGCGCTCCAGGTGCGGCCCCGCGCTCGGCGCCCCGGGCCGCTTCCGTGCGTCCCGTCGCTCGCCCACTAGGCGACTCCCACCGGCTGCCGCGTGACCAGCGTCCACAGCGCCCGCCACGCGCTCCGCTCGTCCCACCCGTCGACGCCGTTGTACCAGCGCACGCCGATCGCCTGCGCCCGCGCGCTCGCCGCCGCCAGCCGGAACACCGCGTTCGACGCCCGCCCGTAGAAGAGGCGCGCGCCGAGCCCGAGCCGGTGAAGCTTCTTCCCGATCGGGCCGGCGTGCACGGCGCGCGCGTAGCCGCCGAACGACCAGTCGCCCGTCGCATGCGCCCGCACGAGCGCCTCCGCGGCCAGCTCGCCGTACTCGAGCGCGAACGAGATCCCCTCGCCCATGAGCGGGTCGACGCCTGCAGCGTCGCCGACGAGGAGCGCGCGCGGCGCCGCCACCACCGACCGCGGCGTGAGCGCCCGGATGGGAAAGGCCTTCCACCCTCTCGCCTGGCTGCCGATCTCCACGACGATTTCGCGCAGCTCTCGCTGCATTCGCTCGCCGTCCACCGGGGGCAACGCATAAACGCCCACGTTCGCGTGCGGGACGCCGTCGATGACGCAGGGAAACACCCACCGATAGCCGCGCAGGCCCGTGCGGCAGGATCGAAAGTCGAAGTCGTAGCGGCGGCGCTCGTAGCCGTCCCACCCGGTGCTGCGCACGGGGACGTCGGTCATGATCGCGCGGGCGACGAGGCCACCGTCGCCGGGAACGAGCGCGCGGCGGACGTGGCTTCCGCCGCCGTCGGCGCCCACGACCGCACGCGCCCAGTAGGTCTCGCCGTCGGTCGTGACGCGCACGCCGTCGCCGTCGCGCCTGAGGCCGAGCACCCGCTCGCCCTCGCGCAGCTCGACGCCGCGATCGCGCGCCGCCCAGGCGAGCATGGCGTCGAGCTCGCGACGCCGCACGACCCGGCAGAGGTCGTGCTCGTCGACCTCGACGTGCGAGCGCGGCGTCTCGACGCCGGCGCGATCGACGCGCGCCTGCGGGACGTCGAGTCCCACGCCCAGACGCTCGAGGATCGTGATCGCCTTCGGGATGACGCCGCCCGCACACGTCTTGTCGCGCGGATGCGTCGCCTTCTCGAGGATCGTCGTGGAGGTGGCGAGCTTCGGATCGCGCGCGGCGATGCCGAGCGCCGTCGCCGCCCCGGCCGGCCCCGATCCCACGATGATGACCTCGCGCCGAATCATCGCGTGAGCAGCATACAACCCGCGACCGGTCCTCCGCCATTCGCGACCACGGCCACCTCGCAGTCCCGCACCTGTCGCTCGCCGCACTCGCCGCGGAGCTGGCGGATGGCCTCGGCGAGGAAGCCGAAGCCGTGCAGGCGCCCGCCCGAGAGCTGCCCGCCCCAGGTGTTGAGGGGCAGTGCCCCACCGAGCTCCAGGCGGCCGTCCGAAACGAACGGACCGCCCTCGCCGTGCTTGCAGAACCCGAGCGCCTCGATCCAGGCCAGCGTGAGGAAGCTGAAGCCGTCATAGATCTGCGCTACGTCGACGTCCCTCGGCGTGAGATCGGTGCGCGACCAGAGCTGGCGGGCGGCGTCGCGCGACGCCATGGTGGTGAGATCCTCCCACTGATCCCAGCTCGGGCGTGACCGCATCGCGGTGCCGACCGCATTGATGCGCACGGCCGGACGCGGCAGGTCGCGCGCCACGTCGGCGGTCGAGACGATCACCGCCGTCGACCCGTCGCAGGGCGCGTCGCAGTCGAACAGGCCGAAGGGCCACGTCACCATGCGCGCCGCGAGGTAGTCGTCCATGGTCATCGGGTCGCGATAGATGGCGGCGGGATTGAGAGCGGCGTGCTTGCGGGCGGCGAGCGCGATCGCGCCCAGGTGCTCGCGCCGGGTCCCGAACTCGTGCATGTGCCGCACCGCCATGCAGGCGATCCAGTTCGCCGCCGACATGGCGCCGTACGGGATGAGGAAGGCCCCGAACCCGGTCATGTGGCGCGAGCCCGCGCCGATCCCGAGGCGCCCGGTGTCCGCCGCCGCCGTCGCTTCGCTCACGGTACGGTACACGAGGACATGGCGCGCGAGCCCCGCCGCGACGGCCAGCGAGGCGTGGATCACGGGCGAGATCTGCGCCGGTCCCTCCACCCCCGCGAGGTGCCAGTTGACCGAGAGGCCGAGGGCATCCTGCACCTCGACGATGCCAGGGCCAGCGAAGCCCGCCGGGGCACCACCCATCGCGCCGGGATACGCGGCGATGCCGTCGATGTCGTCCGGAGCGAGCCCCGCATCGGCGATCGCCTTCAACGCCGCCTCGGCGGTGAGGTCCATGTCGGTGCGGAAGAGCCGCCGGCCGATCTGCGACTGGCCCACGCCCGAGAGGATCGCCCGGCGTTCCAGCCACTCGGTCGCGTCGACCCGCCGCGGCGGATGCGCCAGCACCACGTCGGTGTCGGTCACGCGCGGGCGCTCCGGCGTCCGCTCGACGGCCGGCGGCGGCGACGCGTCGGGCGCGAAGACCGGGAGCGCGATCTCGTCGCTCATCTCCCGGAACCGCACGCGCACGGGCATGCCGATCTTGACGTCCTCGGGCGCGACCTCGACGAGGTTCGTGGTGAGCCGCAGGCCGCGCTGCTCGGCGAGCCCGACGACGCCGATCACGTACGGGACCTCGAGGCCGGGCATCCACCGCTGGTGGTTCACCGTGTAGGTCACGACCGTGGCGCGACCCGAGAGGTCCTCGAGCTTCACGTCGCGGCTCCGGCACCGCGAGCACACCGGCCGCGGGGGATGGATGATCCAGCGACACGCCTGGCAACGCATCATCGCCAGGCGCCCCGCGCGGCACGCCTCCCAGTAGGCCTTGGTGTCCGGCTCGAGCGCCGGCAGCGGCATGAACGGGTGCACGGCTCAGCTCTGCCCCGCCGCCATCTCCTTCATGAGGTCTTCCATCGTCTGCTTGGGCGGCGGGTTCTTGAAGAAGGTCGCGTCCATCGCGGCGCCGAGCTCGGCGGGATCCCACACCGCGTGCTTGCGATCGCCGACCTTCGCGACGGTGTGCCAGCCGCGGAAGAGGTGCACCTGGCCGTTGCCGGCACGGAAGACCTCGCCGTTCACGTTGCCGGCCTTCTCGCTCGCGAGCCAGGCGACGAGCGGCGCAACGTGCGCGGGTCCCGAGGCATCGATCACCTTCTGCGGCACGTCCTCGACATGCCCGCGACCGAGCGCGTCGACGGTCATGCGCGTGACGGCGCTGGGGGCGACGGCGTTCACCGTGACGCCGTACTTCGCCATCTCCTTGGCCGCGATGACGGTGAGCGCCGCGATCCCGGCCTTGGCGGCGCCGTAGTTCGTCTGCCCCGCGTTGCCGAGCAGGCCCGAATCGGACGAGGTGTTGACGACGCGGCCGTGCAGGTTCTTGCCGCCCTTGTGCTGCTCGCGCCAGTACACGCAGGCGTGGCGCGTCAGCGCGAAGGTGCCCTTCAGATGGACGCCCAGCACCGAGTCGACGTCGCTCTCGTCCATGTTGAAGATCATCCGATCGCGCAGGATACCGGCGTTGTTGACGACGACGTGCAGCGCGCCGAAGGTGTCGATCGCCTGCTTCACCATGCGGGCGGCGGCCTTCCAGTCCGAGACGCTCTCCGTGTTCGCGACCGCCTGCCCGCCCGCGGCCTTGATCTCGGCGACGACCTGCGCGGCCGGTCCCGCATCCGCGCCGGCGCCGTCGTGGCCGCCGCCGAGGTCGTTCACGACGACCTTTGCACCATGTCGGGCGAGCAGGAGCGCTTCCTCCCGCCCGATGCCCCGGCCGGCTCCGGTCACGATCGCCACGCGTCCATCGAGAAGTGCCATCGTCGTTTCCTCCGAGCGGGCGTTATCCCGCGACGGACGCGTGCCTGGCAACAGGACTCGGAGATCGGCATACGACGGCGATGCCCGACGCCCTCTTCCACCCCGACGGCGATCGCTTCGTTCCGCACGAGCTCGCGCGCGGCCCCTGGTCGCCGAACGCGCTCCACGGCGGGCCGGTCGCCGCGCTCCTCGCGCGAACGGCCGAGCGCATGCCGGCGCCGGGCCCGATGCACCCGGCGCGCCTCAACGTCGAGCTGATGCGCCCCGTGCCGCTCTCGCCGCTCACGGCGACGGCCCGGGTGATCCGTCCCGGGAAGAAGGTGCAATGGGTCGAGGCGTCGCTGCTCGCCGACGGCAACGAGGTGGCGCGCGCCACCCTGCTCCGCATCCGGACGGCCGAAGTGCCGTGGCCCGACGAGGTTGCGGGCGGCGACGTGACGTTGCCCATGCGCGGGCCCGACGCGGCCGAGCCGATCAAGCCCGCCGTCGAGACGGGCGAGCTGCCCGGGTACCACAACACGGCAACCGAGCATCGCTTCGTGCGGGGCAAGTGGGACGTGCTGGGGCCGGTGAGCGACTGGATCCGCCTCCGTCATCCGGTCGTCCCCGACGAGGCGCCGTCCCCCCTGCAGCGGGTCGCCGCCGTCGCCGACTTCGGCAACGGCGTCAGCTCCGCCCTCCCGTACGCGCGTTACCGCTTCATCAACCCGGACCTCACGATCACGCTCCATCGCCTGCCCGCGGGCGAGTGGGTCTGCCTCGACGCCGTGACCTTCCCCGAGCCGCATGGCGTCGGCATCGCGGAGAGCGTCCTCTACGACGAGCGCGGACGCATCGGTCACGCCGCCCAGACGCTGCTGATCGAGACCTGGTAGCCGCCCGCGGCCGTTGTGGGGCCGGGCCCTCGTGTGCGAAGGACGCGCATGGCGCTCGACGTGGCACCGATCGCCGCGCGGCTCGCCGCCGTCGACGGCGTCGTCGCCGTCGCGCTCGGCGGCTCGCGGGCGCGAGGCGCCGCAGGGCCCGAGTCGGATCACGACCTCGGACTCTACTACGATCCCGCGCGACCGCCGTCGCGCGACGCGCTGAATGCCCTGGCGCGCGAGCTCGACGATCGGCACCCGACCGACGCCGTGACGCGCTTCGGCGAATGGGGCCCGTGGATCAACGGCGGCGCCTGGCTCACGATCGGCGGTGCGCGCGTCGATTGGCTCTTCAAAGACCTCGCGCGCATCGGGCGCGTCGTCGCCGAATGCCGCGCCGGCCGTCCGGAGATCGCCTATCAGCTCGGCCATCCGCACGCCTTCGTCTCGGCGATCTACCTCGCCGAGATCGACTGCTGCGTCGCCCTCGAAGATCCGAGCGGCGTCCTCGGCGAGCTGAAGCGTCTGGTCCGCCCCTATCCGCGGCTGCTGAAGGAAGCGCTCGTGCAGAAGTTTCTCTTCGAGGCCGACTTCTCGTTGCGCGGCGCCGAGAAGGCCGCCGGGCGCGGCGACGTCGTCTACGTCGCCGGCTGCCTCTATCGCGCCGTCGCGTGCCTCGTACAGGTGCTCTTCGCCGTGAACGAGCGCTACTGCACGAACGAGAAGGGCGCGCTGCGCGACGTCGAGGCGTTCGCGCGCAAGCCCGACGACTTCGTGCGGGAGGCGACCCGCGTGCTCGGGGCGCCGGGCGCGACGGCCGCCGCGCTCGCGGGCTGCATCGCGACCGGCGATCGCCTCGTCGCCGCCGTGCGCGCGCTCGCCTGATCAGGGCTGGGCGAGGAGCCCCTTCCCCGGCACGTGGTTCGCTTCGAGGCGGATGCCGTCCGGGTCCTCGAACAGCACCGAGTAGTAACCGGGCGCCCACTGGCCCTCCTCGGGCGGGTGCACGATCTTGGCGCCCAGCTCGACCAGCTTCGCGTGCAGCGCGTCCACGTCGGACCGCTCGCGCACGCGGAAGCAGACGTGGTGCAGGCCGACGCGGCTCTGGACGAAGCGCTCCTTCCTGTACTTCTCGTCGGCCGGCTGGATGCCGAACGCGGTGCGCCCGCCGACGCAGTAGAGGAAGCCGTCGGCGTCGAACACCGGCCGGAGGCCGAGGTACGGCAAGAGCTCGATGTAGAAGGTCTTCGAGACCGCGAAGTCGCTGACGGTCAGCATGACGTGTGCGATGCCGTTGATCTCCATGGTTGCCTCCTCGCAGGGTCGGACATACAGTGGCAGTCGGTGTCACGGAAACGGCTCACGGCGTGGGTTCTGGCGCTGGTCCTCGGAGTGACCGCCCGCACGACGGTCGCGGCGCCCCAGACCCTGGTGACCCAGCTCCGCGCCGTCACCTGCTGCGCCGACCACTGTCCGAAGAAGCCGGCGCGCCCCCTGACCCCGAACCGCTGCTGCTTCGTGGGATCGCCCGCGGCAGACCCCGCGTCGAGCGGCGGCACGACCATGCTCGAGCGACCGGCCAGCGCGCCGATCGCGACCGTGTCGCCGTCGCTGCCCGCCGTCGCGGGCGCCGTCACGGACTTCCGAGGCGAGCTGGCCGCCGTACGCGCGGGCCCACCGCCCTACCTGCGCACCCACTCGCTCCGACTCTGATCCGCGTCTCCTCGTAGCGACCGCACGCGTCCTCATTCGGACGCGTGCCCAGCCCCCGCTCCGGCGGGGCCACGAAGGAGACGACCATGGGGCGCCCGCTCGCCCTCCTCGCTTGCACACTCACGTCCTTGCTCGTCGCGACGCCTGGGGCGTTCGCGAACGACACGCGTCCGCTCGTGCTCGCCGACGTCGTCGCCGCCGCGCGCGAGCACAACCCGCGCATCGCGACGGCGCGCGCCCGCACGCGCGCCGCCGACGCCGTGCCCGCGCAGGCGTCGGCGTACGACGATCCGGTCGTCTCGTGGGAGGCGTGGAACATCCCCGAGTCGGTCGACGTGGCCCGTGCCGACAACAACATCTTCCGGCTCTCCCAGAAGATCCCGTTTCCCGGCAAGCGCACGCTCGCGGGCGAGGTCGCGCGCCACGAGGCCGACGCGGTCGGCGCCGACGCCGACGCGACCGAGCTCGACGTGGTCGCGGACGTGAAGCGCGCATACTGGAGCCTCTGGCTCCGCCACCAGCGCCTCCTCGTGTTCGAGCGGGAGAAAGCGCTCCTCGAGCGCTACGCCCGTCTCTCCGAGCAGAAATACGCCCTCAGCGAGGTCCCACAGCCCGACGTCCTGCGCGCGCAGGTCGAGCTCACCCACGCCATCAACCGCGTGACGACCGAGGGCCTCGCGCTCGACGGCGCGCGCGCCGAGCTGAACGCGCTCCTGTCACGCTCGCCCGACGAGCCGCTCGGCACGCCGCAGGATCCGACGTTCCCCGGCGTGCGGGCACCGCTCGCCGCGCTGGTCGACGTCGCGGTCACGCACCGCCCGGAGATGGCCGCGCAGGCGGCCGCCATCGCGCGCGAGCAGACCGGCGTTCGTCTCGCCGAGAAGGGCTACCTGCCGGACTTCGAGGTGAGCGTCGGCCGCTTCATCAACAACGGGACCCAGAGCGGGTTCGGCGCCATGGCGTCGATGACGATCCCGCTCGCCTACAAGTCCAAGGTGGACGCCGGCGTGTCGGCCGCCAACGCCCGCCTCGCGACCGCCGAGGCGGAGCGCCGCCGCGTGCTCGACGCGGTCCGTCGCGACGTCCAGCAGGCGCTCGTGCGCGTGCGCGCCGCGCGCCTGCAGCGCGACATCTTCACGACCACGCACATCCCGCAGACCGAGCAGGCGCTGCGCGTGACCGAGAGCGCGTACCAGACGGGCGGCGTCGATTTCCTGGCGCTGATCGACACCGTGCGCATGATCGAATCGGTCCACCTGGAGCACATCGACGCCGAGAGCGACCTCGGCAAGGCATGGGCCGACCTCGAGCGGGCGCTCGGCACCGACGTGCCGGCCGACGCCCTGGAGACGCGCCCGCATCGGGAGGGCCTCCACCATGAGTAAGCGCGCGGTCGCCGTCGCCCTGCTCGCGGTCGCGGGCGTCGCCGGCGGGCTCTACTTCCGCTCGTTCGAGCGCCGTCCCACCGCCACGACGCAGGCCGAGAAGCACAAGTACCAGTGCTCGATGCATCCGCAGATCGTCTCCGACGCGCCGGGCGTCTGTCCCATCTGCGGGATGAAGCTCGAGCGCGTCGACGAGGGCCGCCGCATCGTGGGCTACCGCCATCCGATGCGCTCGGACGTGATCTCGCCGACGCCGGCGGTCGACGAGATGGGGATGGCCTACATCCCCGTGTACGAGGACGAGGCGGCGCCCGCCGCGGGCGGCGTTCCCGGACACGCGCCGTTCACGCTCACGCGCGAGCGCCAGCAGATGATCGGCGTCACGCGCGGCCGCGTCGAGCGCCGGCCGCTCGCGGTCGCGATCCGCGCCTCGGGCCGGGTGGCGCGCGATCCGATGCTCTACCAGGCCATCATCGAGTACCGCGAGGCCGTCAAGGCGAAGGCCGGCATCAAGGACAGCCCGTGGTTCGAAGCCCACGAGGGTGCCGACGCGGTCGTCCGCTCGGCGGCGCTGAAGCTCCGACAGCAGGGCATCACGCCGGAGCAGCTGGCGGCGCTCGGCGGCGCCGCGGGCGATCCCACGAATCTGCTCCTCCCGAACGCCCACGTGTGGGTGTACGCGCAGGTCTATGAGCACGAGCTGGGGCTCGTGCGCGTGGGGCAACCGGTGGTCGTGACCGTACCCTCCATGCCGGGGCGCAGGTACGAGGCGCGCGTCGTCGCGATCGATCCCATGATCGATCCTGTGACGCGCTCGGCGCGCGTGCGGGCGCTGGTGGCGACGCCGGAGGCGGAGCTGCGCCCCGAGACGTTCGTCCAGATGACGATCGACGTGCCGCTCGGCGATCGGCTCTCCGTTCCCGAGGACGCCGTCCTCGACACGGGGACCCGCCAGATCGTCTTCGTCGTCTCGGGCGAGGGTACCTTCGAGCCACGCGCCGTCCAGCTCGGGCTCGACGCGCAGGGCTACTACGAGGTCCTGGGCGGCGTCACCGAGGGCGAGGAGGTCGTGACGTCCGCCAACTTCCTCATCGACTCCGAGTCGCGCTTCCGCTCGGCGCTCACCGCCGCGCGACGTGTTCCCACCGCGCCATGATCGAGCGGGTGATCGAGTTCTCGGCGAGGAACCGCTTCCTCGTCCTGCTCGCGACCGCGTTCGCGCTCGTGGGCGCGTGGTGGTCGATCCGCGCCATCCCGCTCGACGCGATCCCCGACCTCTCCGACACGCAGGTCATCATCTACTCGCGCTGGGACCGGAGCCCCGACATCCTCGAGGACCAGGTCACGTACCCGATCGTGACCGCGCTCCTCGGCGCGCCAAAGGTGAAGGCGATCCGCGGGTTTTCGGACTTCGGCTACTCGTACGTCTACGTCATCTTCCAGGACGGGACCGACCTCTACTGGGCGCGGTCCCGCGTGCTGGAGTACCTCTCGAAGATCCTGCCGCGCCTCCCGCAGGGCGTGCAGACCGAGGTCGGCCCCGACGCGACCAGCGTCGGGTGGGTGTACCAGTACGCTCTGGTCGACCGCTCGGGGCACCACGACCTGGCGGAGCTCCGGAGCCTTCAGGACTGGTACCTCCGCTACCACCTGCAGTCGGTGCCGGGCGTCGCCGAGGTCGCCGCCGTCGGTGGGTTCGTGAAGCAGTACCAGGTGAACGTCGACCCGACGAAGCTCGTCGCCTACAACGTGCCGCTCACGCAGGTGATCGACGCCGTCCGCAAGGGCAACGCCGAGGTCGGGGGCCGTCTGCTCGAGTTCGCGGGTACCGAGTACATGGTGCGTGGCCGCGGCTACGTGCGCTCGATCGACGACATCGAGCGGATCGTCGTCGCGACCGACGCCAAGACCGGGACGCCGGTCCTGGTGAAGCACGTGGCCGACGTCGCCCTCGGGCCCGACATCCGACGCGGCGTCGCCGACCTCGACGGCGAGGGCGACACCGTCGGCGGCATCGTCGTCATGCGCCAGGGCGAGAACGCGCTCGCCGTCATCGACCGCGTGAAGGAACGCCTGGCCGAGCTCGCACCCACCCTGCCCGCCGGCGTCGAGATCGTCACCACCTACGACCGCTCCGACCTGATCCATCGCGCCATCGCCACGCTGCTCCGTTCGCTGCGCGAGGAGATGGTGATCGTGAGCCTCGTGATCCTGGTCTTCCTCTGGCACATCCCCTCGGCGCTGATCCCGATCGTCACGATCCCGATCGCCGTCGTGCTCGCCTTCATCCCGCTCTACTGGATGGGTGTCACCTCGAACATCATGTCGCTCGCCGGGATCGCGATCTCGATCGGCGTCCTGGTGGACGGCGCCATCGTCGAGGTCGAGAACGCGTACAAGCGGCTCGAGGAGTGGATCGTAGGCGGGCGCCGGGGCGACTTCCATGAGGTGCGCCTGCGCGCGCTGAAGGAGGTGGGGCCGTCGGTCTTCTTCGCGCTGCTCGTGATCGCCGTGGCGTTCCTGCCGGTCTTCACGCTGGTCGATCAGGAGGGCCGCCTCTTCAAGCCGCTCGCCTACTCGAAGAACCTCGCCATGGCGCTGGCGGCCGTGCTGGCCGTGACGCTCGATCCCGCCATGCGCATGCTCTTCACCCGCATGGACGAGTTCCAGTTCCGCCCGCGCTGGCTGGCGCGGATCGCGAACACGGTCGCGGTCGGCCGCTACTATCCCGAGGAGCGCCACCCGATCAGCCGCGTTCTCTTCGCCGTCTACGAGCCTGCCTGCCGCTGGGTCCTGCGCCACCGGCGCACGACGCTCGCCGGCGCGCTC from Candidatus Eisenbacteria bacterium harbors:
- a CDS encoding nucleotidyltransferase domain-containing protein, coding for MALDVAPIAARLAAVDGVVAVALGGSRARGAAGPESDHDLGLYYDPARPPSRDALNALARELDDRHPTDAVTRFGEWGPWINGGAWLTIGGARVDWLFKDLARIGRVVAECRAGRPEIAYQLGHPHAFVSAIYLAEIDCCVALEDPSGVLGELKRLVRPYPRLLKEALVQKFLFEADFSLRGAEKAAGRGDVVYVAGCLYRAVACLVQVLFAVNERYCTNEKGALRDVEAFARKPDDFVREATRVLGAPGATAAALAGCIATGDRLVAAVRALA
- a CDS encoding TolC family protein; protein product: MGRPLALLACTLTSLLVATPGAFANDTRPLVLADVVAAAREHNPRIATARARTRAADAVPAQASAYDDPVVSWEAWNIPESVDVARADNNIFRLSQKIPFPGKRTLAGEVARHEADAVGADADATELDVVADVKRAYWSLWLRHQRLLVFEREKALLERYARLSEQKYALSEVPQPDVLRAQVELTHAINRVTTEGLALDGARAELNALLSRSPDEPLGTPQDPTFPGVRAPLAALVDVAVTHRPEMAAQAAAIAREQTGVRLAEKGYLPDFEVSVGRFINNGTQSGFGAMASMTIPLAYKSKVDAGVSAANARLATAEAERRRVLDAVRRDVQQALVRVRAARLQRDIFTTTHIPQTEQALRVTESAYQTGGVDFLALIDTVRMIESVHLEHIDAESDLGKAWADLERALGTDVPADALETRPHREGLHHE
- a CDS encoding VOC family protein, which translates into the protein MEINGIAHVMLTVSDFAVSKTFYIELLPYLGLRPVFDADGFLYCVGGRTAFGIQPADEKYRKERFVQSRVGLHHVCFRVRERSDVDALHAKLVELGAKIVHPPEEGQWAPGYYSVLFEDPDGIRLEANHVPGKGLLAQP
- a CDS encoding CusA/CzcA family heavy metal efflux RND transporter, whose amino-acid sequence is MIERVIEFSARNRFLVLLATAFALVGAWWSIRAIPLDAIPDLSDTQVIIYSRWDRSPDILEDQVTYPIVTALLGAPKVKAIRGFSDFGYSYVYVIFQDGTDLYWARSRVLEYLSKILPRLPQGVQTEVGPDATSVGWVYQYALVDRSGHHDLAELRSLQDWYLRYHLQSVPGVAEVAAVGGFVKQYQVNVDPTKLVAYNVPLTQVIDAVRKGNAEVGGRLLEFAGTEYMVRGRGYVRSIDDIERIVVATDAKTGTPVLVKHVADVALGPDIRRGVADLDGEGDTVGGIVVMRQGENALAVIDRVKERLAELAPTLPAGVEIVTTYDRSDLIHRAIATLLRSLREEMVIVSLVILVFLWHIPSALIPIVTIPIAVVLAFIPLYWMGVTSNIMSLAGIAISIGVLVDGAIVEVENAYKRLEEWIVGGRRGDFHEVRLRALKEVGPSVFFALLVIAVAFLPVFTLVDQEGRLFKPLAYSKNLAMALAAVLAVTLDPAMRMLFTRMDEFQFRPRWLARIANTVAVGRYYPEERHPISRVLFAVYEPACRWVLRHRRTTLAGALLLMASTIPVFLRLGSEFMPPLAEGAFLYMPTALPGMSVTEAQRILQIQDRVLRSFPEVERVFGKAGRANTPTDPAPLSMVETTVLLKPESAWRPGVTFESLQSKMNEKLRFPGIPNIWTMPIRNRIDMLSTGVRTPIGVKILGPDLAVIQQLGERLESVLRDVPGTRNVLAERTAGGYYLDFDLQRDALARYGLSVEDAQAIVMSAIGGEAVTTTIEGRERYTVNVRYARDFRDDLQQLRRVLVPTPSGAQVPMAAIADIRLSEGPSMIRNENGQLAGYVYVDMSGRDVGGYVEQAKRVVRDRVELPVGYTLQWSGQYENLVRVRERLKVVLPVTLVLIALLLYLNTGSGVKTAIVLLAVPFSLVGAVWLLWWLGYNTSIAVWVGMIALMGLDAETGVFMLLFLDLAYDDRVRAGAMRTEHDLEEAIVHGAVKRVRPKMMTVTAAFMGLLPIMWSVGAGADVMKRIAAPMVGGLVTSFALELLVYPVLYALWRSRTLAGAASPHPTAHATPPA
- a CDS encoding efflux RND transporter periplasmic adaptor subunit; the encoded protein is MSKRAVAVALLAVAGVAGGLYFRSFERRPTATTQAEKHKYQCSMHPQIVSDAPGVCPICGMKLERVDEGRRIVGYRHPMRSDVISPTPAVDEMGMAYIPVYEDEAAPAAGGVPGHAPFTLTRERQQMIGVTRGRVERRPLAVAIRASGRVARDPMLYQAIIEYREAVKAKAGIKDSPWFEAHEGADAVVRSAALKLRQQGITPEQLAALGGAAGDPTNLLLPNAHVWVYAQVYEHELGLVRVGQPVVVTVPSMPGRRYEARVVAIDPMIDPVTRSARVRALVATPEAELRPETFVQMTIDVPLGDRLSVPEDAVLDTGTRQIVFVVSGEGTFEPRAVQLGLDAQGYYEVLGGVTEGEEVVTSANFLIDSESRFRSALTAARRVPTAP